Proteins encoded together in one Deinococcus hopiensis KR-140 window:
- the accC gene encoding acetyl-CoA carboxylase biotin carboxylase subunit, with amino-acid sequence MFKKILIANRGEIALRVIRTAREMGVKTVVVYSTADEKSLPVLLADESVCVGPPASNASYLNIPNILSAALMTGAEAIHPGYGFMAENPDFAEMCREHGIVFIGPTPESMRALGSKAGGRDIAAQSSVPVVPGTGVLEDVAAALLAAKQIGYPVLLKASAGGGGRGQKVVRTQEELKAAFGQAQEEARLYFGDPAIIMEKFLEEFRHVEVQVMGDGQGHVIHIGERDCSIQRRNQKLIEEAPSTLPDTLRQEILSAGVRLAQHVNYAGAGTLEFIVDRDGNYYFMEMNTRIQVEHCVSEEISGLDFVKLQLQIAAGEGLHLRQEDVKLRGHAIECRINAEDPDKDFRPAAGKMDDVHFAGGPGVRVDSHAYSGYVIPPHYDSLIGKLIVHHDSREEAIRRMKRALEETVIQGPKTTIPLYIKIMDNPFYKRGAVMTNFLKTRMEM; translated from the coding sequence ATGTTCAAGAAAATCCTGATCGCCAACCGTGGCGAGATCGCCCTGCGCGTCATACGAACCGCGCGGGAAATGGGCGTGAAGACGGTGGTGGTGTATTCCACCGCCGACGAGAAGAGCCTGCCCGTGCTGCTCGCCGACGAGTCGGTGTGCGTGGGGCCGCCCGCCTCGAACGCCTCGTACCTCAACATTCCCAACATTCTGTCGGCGGCGCTGATGACGGGCGCGGAAGCCATTCACCCAGGCTACGGCTTCATGGCCGAGAACCCGGACTTCGCGGAGATGTGCCGCGAGCATGGCATCGTGTTTATCGGACCGACGCCCGAATCCATGCGGGCGCTGGGCAGCAAGGCGGGCGGGCGCGACATCGCCGCACAGAGCAGTGTGCCCGTGGTGCCCGGAACGGGCGTGCTGGAAGACGTGGCCGCCGCGCTGCTGGCCGCCAAGCAGATTGGCTACCCGGTGCTGCTCAAGGCGTCGGCAGGCGGCGGCGGGCGCGGGCAGAAGGTGGTGCGGACGCAGGAGGAACTGAAGGCCGCCTTCGGGCAGGCGCAGGAGGAGGCGCGGCTGTACTTCGGAGATCCCGCCATCATCATGGAGAAGTTCCTGGAAGAGTTCCGGCACGTCGAGGTGCAGGTGATGGGCGACGGACAGGGGCACGTGATCCACATCGGCGAGCGCGACTGCTCCATCCAGCGCCGGAACCAGAAGCTGATCGAGGAAGCGCCCTCCACGTTGCCCGACACCCTGCGCCAGGAGATCCTCTCGGCGGGTGTGCGCCTCGCGCAGCACGTGAATTACGCGGGCGCGGGCACGCTCGAGTTCATCGTGGACCGGGACGGCAACTACTACTTCATGGAGATGAACACCCGTATCCAGGTGGAACACTGCGTCTCCGAGGAAATCTCTGGCCTGGATTTCGTGAAGCTGCAACTCCAGATCGCGGCGGGCGAGGGCCTGCACCTCCGGCAGGAAGACGTGAAGTTGCGCGGCCACGCCATCGAGTGCCGCATCAACGCCGAAGACCCCGACAAAGACTTCCGCCCGGCGGCGGGCAAGATGGACGACGTGCATTTCGCGGGTGGCCCCGGCGTGCGGGTGGACAGCCACGCCTATAGCGGCTACGTGATTCCGCCTCACTACGACAGCCTTATTGGCAAGCTGATCGTGCATCACGACTCGCGCGAGGAAGCGATCCGCCGCATGAAGCGGGCGCTGGAAGAGACCGTTATCCAGGGGCCAAAAACCACCATTCCGCTGTACATCAAGATCATGGACAACCCCTTCTACAAACGGGGGGCCGTAATGACCAACTTCCTGAAGACCCGGATGGAGATGTAG
- a CDS encoding exodeoxyribonuclease III produces the protein MLPPVPDLTSPTRTLRVTTLNLNGLRSALRKGLENWLERHRPDVLLLQEIRAGPMPEALAGLGYAGAWFPAKKPGYSGVAVLSLHPLEDVRVGMDHAEMDDEGRILSAVVDGVRFASVYLPSGSNAAGRQDFKNRVLGDYQAWVTGTLAGGMPLVIGGDYNIAHQEVDLKNWRANQRNSGFLPHERAWMTAHLEAGLTDTHRAWLGERSEYTWWSNRGNAYQGDVGWRLDYLLAAGVSMRELWVDREARLSDHAPLTGTVDLGRLFEEEERPQGF, from the coding sequence ATGCTCCCGCCTGTGCCTGACCTCACCTCCCCCACCCGCACCCTCAGGGTCACGACGCTGAACCTCAATGGGCTCCGCAGTGCGCTGCGAAAGGGACTGGAGAACTGGCTGGAGCGGCACCGGCCCGACGTGCTGCTGCTTCAGGAAATTCGCGCCGGTCCGATGCCTGAGGCCCTGGCCGGACTGGGCTACGCGGGCGCGTGGTTCCCGGCGAAGAAACCCGGATACAGCGGTGTGGCGGTGCTGAGCCTGCATCCCCTGGAGGACGTGCGGGTGGGTATGGACCACGCCGAGATGGACGACGAGGGGCGCATTCTCAGCGCCGTGGTGGACGGTGTGCGCTTCGCCAGCGTGTACCTGCCCAGTGGCAGCAACGCCGCTGGGCGGCAGGATTTCAAGAACCGCGTGCTGGGCGACTACCAGGCGTGGGTGACGGGCACGTTGGCCGGTGGAATGCCCCTGGTGATCGGCGGAGACTACAACATCGCCCACCAGGAGGTGGATCTGAAAAACTGGCGGGCCAACCAGAGAAACAGCGGTTTTCTGCCGCACGAGCGGGCGTGGATGACCGCACACTTGGAGGCGGGCCTCACCGACACCCACCGCGCCTGGTTAGGCGAGCGGTCCGAGTACACCTGGTGGAGCAACCGGGGCAACGCCTACCAGGGCGATGTGGGCTGGCGGCTGGATTACCTGCTCGCGGCGGGCGTCTCCATGCGGGAGCTGTGGGTGGACCGGGAAGCGCGGCTGAGTGACCACGCGCCCCTGACGGGAACGGTGGACCTGGGCAGATTGTTCGAGGAAGAGGAGCGGCCGCAAGGCTTTTAA
- a CDS encoding 50S ribosomal protein L25/general stress protein Ctc → MELRATPRKSQEKLAEGLIPAVAYHKGQNVSFALDRKTFDRAFRQQGTTGLFDITLEGGETFPALVKTVQMDKRRRAPIHVDFYMVTYGEPVEVSVPVHTTGKAQGEVMGGLVDTVVHNLNVIAPGPRRIPQEVTVDVTRLNIGDHVTAGQIKLPEGVKLAGDADQVIISVLQPRLTAEEAEAEQQAAQVAGLVAAGELSEEAAAAVLEGEASLDEVKAVEGAENTSEPTDNVSTGDSAGPSEGTSQSSGQ, encoded by the coding sequence ATGGAACTGAGAGCCACCCCCCGCAAGAGCCAGGAAAAGCTGGCCGAAGGTTTGATCCCCGCCGTCGCCTACCACAAGGGCCAGAACGTGTCGTTTGCGCTGGACCGCAAGACGTTTGACCGCGCGTTCCGTCAGCAGGGTACGACGGGCCTGTTCGACATCACACTCGAGGGCGGCGAGACCTTCCCGGCGCTGGTCAAGACCGTGCAGATGGACAAGCGCCGCCGCGCGCCCATCCACGTCGACTTCTACATGGTGACCTACGGTGAGCCCGTTGAGGTCAGCGTGCCCGTCCACACCACCGGCAAGGCCCAGGGCGAAGTGATGGGCGGTCTGGTGGATACCGTGGTGCACAATCTGAACGTCATCGCCCCCGGTCCTCGCCGTATCCCTCAGGAGGTCACCGTGGACGTGACCCGCCTGAACATCGGTGACCACGTGACCGCTGGACAAATCAAGCTGCCTGAGGGCGTCAAGCTCGCGGGCGACGCGGATCAGGTCATCATCTCGGTCCTGCAGCCCCGCCTGACCGCCGAGGAGGCCGAAGCCGAGCAGCAGGCCGCTCAGGTGGCCGGTCTGGTGGCTGCGGGCGAACTGTCCGAGGAAGCCGCCGCTGCCGTGCTGGAAGGCGAGGCCAGCCTGGACGAGGTCAAGGCCGTCGAGGGCGCCGAGAACACCAGCGAGCCCACCGACAACGTGAGCACTGGCGACAGCGCGGGTCCCAGCGAGGGGACCAGCCAGAGCAGCGGGCAGTAA
- a CDS encoding VOC family protein, which produces MKLNHINLGVTDVPATVALFQDHFGLRPAGEGMPMNDRMAFLRDDAGSLISVFHAKDVAYPKVFHIGFLQDTPEQVRAVHRQLTAAGFTVPEPHENNGRLTFYFNTPGGFVLEVESFFG; this is translated from the coding sequence ATGAAGCTCAACCACATCAACCTCGGCGTGACAGACGTACCTGCCACCGTCGCCCTCTTTCAGGACCACTTCGGACTTCGCCCGGCAGGCGAGGGAATGCCGATGAATGACCGAATGGCCTTCTTGCGCGACGACGCGGGATCACTCATCTCGGTCTTCCACGCGAAGGACGTGGCCTATCCCAAGGTCTTTCATATCGGCTTTTTGCAAGACACGCCAGAACAGGTACGCGCCGTGCACCGTCAATTGACAGCGGCGGGTTTCACCGTACCGGAACCCCACGAGAACAATGGTCGGTTGACCTTTTACTTCAACACGCCGGGGGGGTTTGTCCTGGAAGTCGAGTCGTTTTTCGGCTGA
- the efp gene encoding elongation factor P produces the protein MISVTELRNGTKVEMDGGLWECLEYSHLKMGRGGAKVVTKFRNMESGSIVDRTFNSGEKLQDIYVEGKKMQYLYKDGDDYMFMDMDTYDQVSLPPTLVGDASKFMKENTEVEVSMYGDKALSITLPNQVILKIVQTDPGVRGDTVSGGTKPATLETGAVVQVPLFVEQDTNVKVDTRTGQYLSRA, from the coding sequence ATGATCAGCGTGACTGAACTGCGCAACGGCACGAAGGTGGAAATGGACGGCGGCCTGTGGGAGTGCCTGGAGTACTCCCACCTCAAGATGGGCCGCGGCGGGGCGAAGGTGGTCACCAAGTTCCGCAACATGGAAAGCGGAAGCATCGTGGACCGCACCTTCAACAGCGGCGAGAAGCTGCAGGACATCTACGTCGAGGGCAAGAAGATGCAGTACCTCTACAAGGACGGCGACGACTACATGTTCATGGACATGGACACCTACGACCAGGTGAGCCTGCCCCCCACCCTCGTGGGCGACGCGTCCAAGTTCATGAAGGAGAACACCGAAGTGGAAGTGTCGATGTACGGCGACAAGGCGCTGAGCATTACCCTCCCCAACCAGGTGATCCTCAAGATCGTGCAGACGGACCCCGGCGTACGCGGCGACACCGTCTCCGGCGGCACCAAGCCCGCCACCCTGGAGACCGGCGCGGTGGTGCAGGTGCCCCTGTTCGTGGAGCAGGACACCAACGTCAAGGTGGACACCCGCACAGGCCAGTACCTCAGCCGCGCGTAA
- the accB gene encoding acetyl-CoA carboxylase biotin carboxyl carrier protein: MNPDDLKKILDALSAADVREFSLQTGSFALDLKRGPQAFAGPAPVAAPHTPTVMSAAASFQPPAPSSAAPAPEAPTAPATPVLSEAATPSAPAAAPAAPAKSAGTPVKAPIVGTFYTASSPDAAPYVKVGDTVSAGQVLCIIEAMKLMNEIEAEVSGTVREILVKNAEPVEYGQTLFIIE, translated from the coding sequence ATGAACCCAGACGATCTCAAGAAAATTCTCGACGCTTTGAGTGCCGCGGATGTGCGCGAATTCAGCCTGCAGACCGGCAGCTTTGCCCTGGACCTCAAACGCGGACCGCAGGCGTTTGCGGGCCCGGCTCCGGTGGCCGCGCCCCACACTCCCACGGTGATGTCCGCCGCGGCAAGCTTCCAGCCACCGGCTCCCAGCTCCGCCGCGCCTGCGCCCGAGGCCCCCACCGCGCCCGCGACCCCTGTGCTCAGCGAAGCGGCCACCCCCTCGGCACCGGCGGCGGCTCCCGCTGCTCCAGCCAAGAGCGCGGGCACGCCCGTCAAGGCCCCCATCGTGGGCACCTTCTACACGGCGAGCAGCCCCGACGCCGCTCCTTACGTCAAGGTGGGCGATACAGTCAGCGCCGGACAGGTCCTGTGCATCATCGAGGCCATGAAGCTGATGAACGAAATCGAGGCCGAAGTCAGTGGCACCGTGCGCGAGATTCTGGTGAAGAATGCCGAGCCGGTGGAGTACGGGCAGACGCTGTTCATCATTGAGTAA
- a CDS encoding cupin domain-containing protein — protein sequence MWLAEDGNVHDLYPHCPHSTWSDIREGWRLASAPTLSVIQERMPPGTAEMRHRDGRVRQFFYVLSGTLTLEVVGTTRHLVLRQGLEIAPGQGHQARNGGGDDAAFLVISGGISREDREETV from the coding sequence ATGTGGCTTGCCGAGGACGGGAACGTTCACGACCTCTACCCTCACTGCCCCCACTCCACATGGAGCGACATTCGCGAGGGCTGGCGTCTGGCATCCGCCCCTACCCTCAGCGTCATTCAGGAGCGGATGCCGCCTGGCACGGCCGAAATGCGGCACAGAGATGGGCGGGTGCGGCAGTTTTTCTACGTGCTCAGCGGCACCCTGACGCTGGAGGTGGTGGGTACCACCCGCCACCTGGTCCTGCGGCAGGGGCTGGAAATCGCGCCGGGACAGGGGCATCAGGCGCGCAACGGGGGCGGGGATGACGCCGCGTTTCTGGTGATCAGCGGCGGCATCTCGCGCGAGGACCGGGAGGAAACCGTATGA
- a CDS encoding TMEM175 family protein — translation MTKSRLEAFSDGVLAIIITIMVLELRVPEGHEWRSLLELWPKLLGYLISFVYVGIYWNNHHHLMHTVRVVRGGILWANLHLLFWLSLFPFVTAWVGESHFAPVPMTCYGGVALMAALAYTVLVRTIISAHPDNHLLADAIGSDAKGNLSMIAYLISIVAPFFGPAGVTLSGLMLLLVALVWLVPDRRIERVLARDNAGRD, via the coding sequence ATGACGAAATCGAGGCTGGAAGCGTTTTCGGATGGCGTGCTCGCGATCATCATCACGATCATGGTGCTGGAGTTGCGCGTGCCGGAGGGGCATGAGTGGCGGAGCCTGCTGGAGTTATGGCCCAAGCTGCTGGGCTACCTGATCAGCTTCGTGTATGTGGGCATCTACTGGAACAACCACCACCACCTGATGCACACCGTGCGGGTGGTGCGGGGCGGCATACTGTGGGCCAACTTGCACCTGCTGTTCTGGCTGTCCCTGTTTCCGTTCGTCACAGCGTGGGTGGGCGAGAGCCACTTCGCGCCCGTGCCCATGACCTGTTACGGGGGAGTGGCGCTGATGGCGGCGCTGGCGTATACAGTTCTGGTACGGACCATTATCAGCGCGCATCCCGACAACCATCTGCTCGCCGACGCCATCGGTTCCGATGCCAAGGGCAACCTCTCGATGATCGCCTACCTGATTTCCATCGTGGCTCCCTTCTTCGGGCCGGCCGGCGTCACCCTCTCGGGCCTGATGCTCCTGCTGGTGGCGCTGGTGTGGCTCGTTCCCGACCGCCGCATCGAACGCGTGCTGGCGCGGGATAACGCGGGACGCGACTGA
- the sufD gene encoding Fe-S cluster assembly protein SufD, whose amino-acid sequence MTQPFTQDLISQTGGPDWLTSKRRESLELFNTLDVPNEGVEAWKYTRVEVDFSELRPHPKRERVTDTAQLPESVQQRLRGTDVGAFLVLDGPDVVYATELPAELIQKGVIFTDLKTAVEQHADKVQQYLYSVVPAEVPDDTTIAAPGTTPSKSPDPSEGKFSALAAALWTNGAFVYVPRGVEVELPLGSFRVMSEAGTYTATRTLVVAEENAQVTFIDEQDSEDLPGTYAIGAVELVVKSGARLRYVSIQNWGKGVTHIQRQRGDVDRDATLNSLVVTMGGTLSRTEMQSYLRGQGSDSEMLALYFANEDQHFDHYTLQHHAAAHAHSDLLYKGVNADQSVGVFSGMIKVDLGAQKTDAYQKHRTLMLSSEAQNFSVPQLEINANDVRCSHGSTTGPVNQEALFFLRSRGISRELAEKMLVTAFLEDVLSRLPLQSVVKYIEGIIAEKVGAA is encoded by the coding sequence ATGACCCAACCCTTTACCCAAGACCTCATCTCGCAGACTGGAGGCCCCGATTGGCTGACCAGCAAGCGCCGCGAATCGCTGGAGCTGTTCAACACGCTCGACGTGCCCAACGAGGGCGTCGAAGCCTGGAAGTACACCCGCGTGGAGGTGGACTTCTCCGAGCTTCGCCCCCACCCCAAGCGCGAACGCGTGACGGACACGGCGCAGTTGCCGGAAAGCGTGCAACAGCGGCTGAGGGGCACCGATGTAGGCGCCTTCCTCGTGCTGGACGGCCCAGACGTGGTATACGCCACCGAACTTCCCGCCGAGCTGATCCAAAAGGGCGTGATCTTCACGGACCTCAAGACGGCGGTGGAGCAGCACGCGGACAAGGTGCAGCAGTACCTCTACTCGGTGGTTCCGGCGGAAGTGCCCGACGACACCACCATCGCCGCGCCCGGTACCACCCCCAGCAAGTCTCCAGACCCCAGCGAGGGCAAGTTCAGCGCCCTGGCAGCGGCCCTGTGGACCAACGGGGCCTTCGTGTATGTGCCGCGCGGCGTGGAGGTCGAGCTGCCCCTGGGCTCTTTCCGCGTGATGAGCGAGGCCGGAACGTACACTGCCACCCGGACGCTGGTGGTGGCTGAGGAAAACGCGCAAGTCACGTTTATCGACGAGCAAGACAGCGAAGACCTGCCGGGCACCTACGCCATCGGCGCGGTGGAACTGGTGGTCAAGTCGGGCGCGCGACTGCGTTACGTGTCCATCCAAAACTGGGGCAAGGGCGTGACGCACATCCAGCGCCAGCGCGGCGACGTGGACCGAGACGCCACGCTCAACAGCCTCGTGGTGACCATGGGGGGCACGCTGAGCCGCACCGAGATGCAGAGCTACCTGCGCGGCCAGGGCAGCGACAGTGAAATGCTCGCGCTGTACTTCGCCAACGAGGACCAGCACTTCGATCACTACACGCTGCAGCATCACGCGGCCGCGCACGCGCACTCAGACCTGCTGTACAAGGGCGTGAATGCCGACCAGTCGGTGGGCGTCTTTTCCGGGATGATCAAGGTGGACCTGGGCGCGCAGAAGACGGACGCCTACCAGAAGCACCGCACACTGATGCTGTCCAGCGAAGCGCAAAACTTCTCTGTGCCTCAGCTGGAAATCAACGCCAACGACGTGCGCTGCTCGCACGGCTCCACGACGGGTCCCGTGAATCAGGAAGCCCTGTTCTTCCTGCGCTCGCGCGGCATCTCCAGGGAACTGGCAGAGAAGATGCTGGTCACGGCCTTTTTGGAAGACGTGTTGAGCCGTCTGCCACTTCAGAGCGTGGTGAAGTACATCGAGGGGATTATTGCCGAGAAGGTGGGGGCAGCGTAA
- the rnr gene encoding ribonuclease R, which produces MPRAKKERVAAEEQQQQPVNTPSAEAKKTAVRRGRKAETAAPTPVAEPIDTPASPAPTRGRPRKTQKTQIPAPQVAEATPEPQPAAPEAKPRRGRKPKAEQVPSAAEVQEAAVPVAPTDVPAEAAPAEPPRARRGRKPRAEVPVAMTEAVREEAPQEAEGPAPAPLQTAVEPDAAAAPEKPRRGRKPRAAASTEAVPEPGVLPTETRAAESVLLEVPKRRGRKPKSAVQAVQETAPESNGDPEAQVPLGAMLGGVEAVEASVPSDASPEPAAQVGAAPTVTATMRGDTPDPAVDLPLGETETAAVTPDAGGRRNRKPRREPQATATGDEDSSTGPASGEAEGEEAARQLVTAQLRKLGRPIHVRDLERTFTRQMLDRLGNWRDLESLLDELTRTGEVIRTRRRTYGLPEAMSLVRGRFQASAAGFGFVVPDSGGEDFYVAPEHTMEAWNGDTVLVRMEGRGDGGRDGRNNGPRRGQRGDGSPRASVARIVQRAYKQLVGSLELSKGHPILRADDPRARHRILLLPDGLEGLPSGARVVAELFWPEQTGEDEVFGQVRRVLGEQDDPETETEAVIVKYGLRGEFPVDVLDQANAIPAQIPDEALVGRLDLRDFNIFTVDGRDAKDFDDAIHIQPTPEGTFVVGVHIADVSHYVREGTPLDDEAYARATSVYLPGRVLPMLPEHLSNGVCSLVPNEDRLTMTAMVELSAEGEILNVQLAPSVIRSKARLTYDEVQAYSEATATLPDHARHLEGDLHLLLKITTKLRQKRLREGSLDFKLREVKVDVGPDGRMELIPIREETARGMIEDLMLLANKVVAHELLQRDIPALFRIHEEPTLQRFQEVTGAIGRLGLSFPGNEPTPQAYQAVLKQVRGTPREGVVNTLLLRSMQQAKYAGENLGHFGLAFDEYLHFTSPIRRYPDLLVHRVLRGMLSGELRSGGRAVNELRGKLPGMGDHTSDRERAAAEAERDLTKYYQAKWAQEHLGETFTGNVSGVVSSGLFVMLDNGVEGKLHISNLDDDYYIYLEDAQMLRGRSGGRTFRLGDTLTVTISQVNPLARLIDFTQEDTDMDDAPTRPRARRREDREAEKRERLSTITPTAPRKFTLDEPQPAVQSTTPRGQSGQGQGRGVRTQQGRDGGGRDGGSRDSGFQGGRGPVRPQNGGQRPRRVITLERPRNEHLRPVNITVQRMYFGDWTVENMPPDDGQGEGGRPPRSFDRGFDRSGGGRSPGQRYSRGGSDRGAVRDLNGRPDGGRSERSEPPRQDPVPQDGGAAGNDADAKRRRRRRGRRSGNGPQG; this is translated from the coding sequence ATGCCCAGAGCGAAAAAAGAGCGTGTGGCCGCTGAGGAACAGCAGCAACAGCCGGTGAACACGCCCTCAGCAGAAGCGAAAAAAACCGCAGTGCGGCGTGGACGTAAGGCCGAAACAGCGGCCCCCACGCCGGTTGCGGAGCCGATAGACACCCCGGCCAGCCCGGCCCCTACGCGGGGACGCCCCCGCAAAACCCAGAAGACCCAAATCCCGGCCCCACAGGTGGCAGAGGCCACGCCGGAACCCCAACCTGCCGCGCCCGAAGCCAAGCCCCGCCGTGGGCGCAAGCCGAAGGCGGAGCAAGTCCCGTCCGCGGCCGAAGTGCAGGAGGCCGCCGTACCCGTCGCCCCGACAGACGTCCCCGCCGAGGCCGCCCCTGCCGAACCTCCCCGCGCCCGCCGTGGACGCAAGCCGAGAGCGGAAGTTCCCGTTGCCATGACGGAAGCCGTGCGGGAAGAAGCGCCGCAGGAAGCTGAAGGTCCCGCGCCCGCTCCGCTGCAGACGGCGGTGGAACCTGACGCGGCGGCTGCCCCCGAAAAACCTCGCCGGGGCCGCAAGCCCCGCGCCGCCGCTTCCACGGAAGCGGTGCCCGAACCCGGGGTGCTGCCCACCGAGACGCGAGCGGCGGAATCCGTGCTGCTCGAAGTGCCCAAGCGCCGGGGCCGCAAGCCCAAGTCGGCGGTGCAAGCCGTTCAGGAAACCGCTCCAGAATCCAATGGTGACCCGGAGGCCCAAGTCCCTCTCGGCGCCATGTTGGGCGGCGTGGAAGCCGTGGAAGCGTCCGTTCCGTCCGATGCCAGCCCTGAACCTGCTGCGCAGGTCGGCGCGGCCCCGACCGTCACCGCCACCATGCGCGGGGACACGCCGGACCCCGCTGTGGACCTGCCCCTGGGCGAGACGGAAACGGCGGCGGTGACCCCCGATGCGGGCGGCCGCCGCAACCGCAAGCCGAGGCGCGAGCCACAGGCCACGGCAACGGGCGACGAGGACTCCTCCACCGGGCCCGCGAGCGGCGAAGCGGAAGGCGAGGAGGCGGCCCGGCAGCTCGTGACCGCGCAGCTTCGCAAGCTGGGCCGCCCCATCCATGTGCGGGATCTGGAACGCACCTTTACCCGGCAGATGCTCGACCGCCTGGGCAACTGGCGCGATCTGGAGTCGTTGTTGGACGAACTGACCCGTACGGGTGAGGTCATTCGCACCCGGCGGCGTACCTACGGCCTGCCCGAAGCGATGAGCCTGGTGCGCGGACGCTTCCAGGCGTCGGCGGCGGGCTTCGGCTTCGTGGTGCCCGACAGCGGCGGCGAGGACTTCTACGTCGCGCCCGAGCACACGATGGAAGCCTGGAACGGCGACACGGTGCTGGTGCGGATGGAAGGCCGGGGCGATGGCGGACGCGATGGGCGCAACAACGGCCCGCGTCGGGGTCAACGTGGCGACGGCAGCCCGCGCGCCAGTGTGGCCCGCATCGTGCAGCGGGCGTACAAGCAACTTGTAGGTTCCCTGGAACTCAGCAAGGGGCATCCCATCCTGCGCGCCGACGACCCGCGTGCCCGGCACCGCATCCTGCTGTTGCCTGACGGCCTGGAAGGGCTGCCAAGCGGTGCGCGCGTGGTGGCCGAGCTGTTCTGGCCCGAGCAGACGGGCGAGGACGAGGTGTTCGGCCAGGTCCGGCGCGTGCTGGGCGAGCAGGACGATCCCGAGACGGAGACCGAAGCCGTGATCGTCAAGTACGGTCTGCGCGGCGAGTTTCCCGTGGATGTGCTGGACCAGGCAAACGCCATTCCCGCCCAGATTCCCGACGAAGCCCTCGTCGGACGGCTGGACCTGCGCGACTTCAACATCTTCACGGTGGATGGACGCGACGCGAAGGACTTCGACGACGCCATCCACATCCAGCCCACGCCCGAGGGCACCTTTGTGGTGGGCGTTCATATCGCAGACGTGAGCCACTACGTGCGCGAGGGCACGCCGCTGGACGACGAGGCGTATGCCCGCGCCACCAGCGTCTACCTGCCGGGCCGCGTGCTGCCCATGCTGCCCGAGCACCTCTCCAACGGCGTGTGCAGCCTCGTGCCGAACGAGGACCGCCTGACCATGACGGCGATGGTGGAGCTCTCTGCCGAGGGCGAGATCCTGAACGTGCAGCTCGCGCCCAGCGTGATCCGCTCCAAGGCGCGGCTGACCTACGACGAGGTGCAGGCGTACTCCGAGGCCACGGCGACGCTGCCCGACCATGCTCGGCACCTCGAAGGGGACCTGCACCTGCTGCTCAAGATCACGACCAAATTGCGGCAAAAGCGGCTGCGTGAGGGCTCGCTCGACTTCAAGCTGCGCGAGGTGAAGGTGGACGTGGGCCCCGACGGGCGCATGGAACTGATCCCCATCCGTGAGGAAACGGCGCGCGGCATGATCGAGGACCTGATGCTGCTGGCGAACAAGGTGGTGGCGCACGAGCTCTTGCAGCGCGATATCCCCGCCCTGTTCCGCATCCACGAGGAACCCACCCTCCAGCGTTTTCAGGAGGTCACGGGAGCCATCGGGCGGCTGGGCCTGTCCTTCCCGGGCAACGAGCCGACGCCGCAGGCGTACCAGGCGGTCCTCAAGCAGGTGCGCGGCACTCCGCGTGAGGGCGTGGTCAACACGCTGCTGCTGCGCTCCATGCAGCAGGCCAAGTACGCGGGCGAGAACCTGGGGCACTTCGGCCTCGCGTTCGACGAGTACCTGCACTTCACCTCGCCCATCCGCCGCTACCCGGACCTGCTGGTCCACCGGGTGCTGCGCGGGATGCTGTCGGGCGAGCTGCGTTCCGGGGGCCGCGCGGTCAACGAGCTGCGCGGCAAGCTGCCGGGGATGGGCGACCATACCTCGGACCGCGAGCGCGCGGCTGCCGAGGCCGAGCGGGACCTGACGAAGTACTACCAGGCCAAGTGGGCGCAGGAACACCTGGGCGAGACCTTTACCGGCAACGTGTCGGGCGTGGTGTCCAGCGGGCTGTTTGTGATGCTCGACAACGGGGTGGAGGGCAAGCTGCACATCTCAAACCTCGACGACGACTACTACATCTACCTCGAAGACGCGCAGATGCTGCGGGGCCGCTCGGGTGGGCGGACCTTCCGGCTGGGCGACACCCTGACCGTCACCATCAGTCAGGTCAATCCCCTGGCGCGCCTGATCGACTTTACCCAGGAGGACACCGATATGGACGACGCACCCACCCGGCCCCGGGCCCGGCGGCGTGAGGACCGCGAGGCCGAGAAACGCGAGCGCCTGAGCACCATCACGCCCACCGCACCCCGCAAGTTCACGCTGGACGAGCCGCAACCTGCCGTCCAGAGCACCACGCCGCGGGGGCAGAGCGGCCAGGGCCAGGGACGCGGCGTGCGTACCCAGCAGGGACGTGACGGTGGCGGACGCGATGGCGGAAGCCGGGACAGCGGGTTCCAGGGCGGACGCGGCCCTGTACGCCCTCAGAACGGTGGGCAGCGGCCCCGTCGCGTGATTACGCTGGAGCGTCCCCGCAATGAGCACCTGCGCCCGGTGAACATCACCGTGCAGCGCATGTACTTCGGGGACTGGACCGTGGAGAACATGCCGCCCGATGACGGCCAGGGCGAGGGCGGACGTCCGCCACGCTCGTTTGACCGGGGCTTTGACCGCAGCGGCGGAGGACGCAGCCCAGGTCAGCGCTACTCGCGCGGCGGGAGCGACCGGGGAGCCGTGCGTGATCTGAACGGCCGCCCGGACGGTGGCCGCTCCGAGCGCAGCGAACCCCCCCGGCAAGACCCTGTTCCTCAGGACGGCGGTGCAGCGGGCAACGACGCGGATGCCAAGCGCCGCCGCCGCCGCCGGGGCCGCCGCAGCGGGAACGGGCCGCAGGGCTAA